The proteins below come from a single Piscinibacter gummiphilus genomic window:
- the pyrF gene encoding orotidine-5'-phosphate decarboxylase encodes MKFTDQLAAAQRGNDSLLCVGLDPEPGKFPAKWKGDADRIYDFCAAIVDATKDVACAFKPQIAYFAGNRAEDQLERLMAHIKRVAPSVPVILDAKRGDIGSTAEQYAREAFERYQADAVTLSPFMGFDSIEPWLRYSGKGLILLCRTSNPGGSDLQARQLANGDLLYEHVAKLAQGPWNTTGQLGLVVGATFPGEIARVRELAPTLPLLIPGVGAQGGDAEATVKAGFKPGGTIVVNSSRAVLYASSGDDFASAARAVAVQTRAALNAARSSYAAG; translated from the coding sequence ATGAAATTCACCGACCAGCTCGCCGCCGCTCAGCGTGGCAACGACTCCCTGCTGTGCGTGGGCCTCGACCCCGAGCCGGGCAAGTTTCCGGCCAAGTGGAAGGGCGACGCCGATCGCATCTACGACTTCTGCGCCGCCATCGTCGATGCGACCAAAGACGTGGCCTGCGCCTTCAAGCCGCAGATCGCCTACTTCGCCGGCAACCGCGCCGAAGACCAGCTCGAGCGGCTGATGGCCCACATCAAGCGCGTGGCGCCCAGCGTGCCGGTCATCCTCGACGCCAAGCGCGGCGACATCGGCTCGACCGCCGAGCAGTACGCGCGCGAAGCCTTCGAACGCTACCAGGCCGATGCGGTCACGCTCTCGCCCTTCATGGGCTTCGACTCCATCGAGCCCTGGCTGCGCTACAGCGGCAAGGGCCTGATCCTGCTGTGCCGCACGTCCAACCCCGGCGGCTCCGACCTGCAGGCGCGACAACTGGCGAACGGCGACCTGCTGTACGAGCACGTCGCCAAGCTCGCGCAGGGCCCGTGGAACACCACCGGCCAGCTTGGCCTGGTGGTGGGCGCGACCTTCCCCGGCGAGATCGCGCGTGTGCGCGAACTGGCGCCCACGCTGCCGCTCTTGATCCCCGGGGTCGGCGCGCAAGGCGGCGATGCCGAAGCGACCGTGAAGGCCGGCTTCAAGCCCGGCGGCACGATCGTCGTCAATTCCTCGCGCGCGGTGCTCTACGCCTCGTCGGGTGACGACTTCGCGAGCGCCGCGCGGGCCGTGGCGGTGCAGACGCGTGCGGCGTTAAATGCCGCACGGTCATCCTACGCAGCCGGGTAA
- a CDS encoding PAS domain S-box protein, with protein sequence MTEVHDTSEGSATATRRNGLNATIARLFFGLGCGMSVVGAAAYGLLDLRLEPGMQAMLVSVCSALALVFALATVLLRRAPLSTVMLVVGWSGVTVVALTAVGVGEGVRSLSLGFFGLMVCLVTVLTSLRAGLVLALGCVAAVLGLTWAESARLLPGVLALQRNPTVLHVIAHMMLLATAVVAGTQMSQMIDRAMRDAEERQQRFRNLLAIAADWYWELDADLRFKRIDTHVHASAGPAAEARIGQRPWESPQLDMDPIALDLHRQDLEAHRPFSDLPVRYRSPSGRLSHFSVSGRPRFDEDGHFRGYWGVGRDITPEVQAREAHRASETRYRELFAMSPTPLVLHRNGITMLANEAAARLFGFASPEAMGGFNLEQLYPVPQRGLLHDRIRTLNGYPIGKTLDLAEFHLHAVDGRRLTVQANSARVSTNDGTAILSMYFDVTERVSTEIQLRRSQAMLSHLFATSPDFITLSDMETGVYVMVNESFTRMFGYSAAEVVGKSALELGIWYQPADRQRMVAELLAHGGVNEVETLFVHKSGAIVTLMMSAGRFTMDGRNYLVVNGRDVTEIQRTRLEHEAILKNASIGIALTRNQRFLQANPSFERMFGWASGELIGKPGAVVWATEEDYAEVGRIAGPLLSVGKPVEIERQMLRHDGTLFWCRLLAQVVDPGHPSMGGTIWIAEDVTERRQIEQALAAARDVAEAASRAKSAFLANTSHEIRTPLNGLLGLASLAMQKGVDEKRRLQYLEQIQDSAQSLSGIISDILDLSKIEAGKFSIEAVPFNLRHLLKAVHHAYQSLATARSLQLKLDVAPDVPVTVLGDPVRLRQILSNYITNGLKFTERGEVSLEVSMSTAPARSGQVRFTVSDTGPGIDTTTQKRLFQPFTQADDSTTRRFGGTGLGLSICKELAELMDGAVGVDSTPGIGSRFWAELPLPPTDLPVVDPRVEAEDIQRLEGLRVLLVEDNPVNMMIGVAMLEQWGVEVTQAADGAEGVAAVERAQAAQRPFHVVLMDVQMPRLSGHEAARQLRCLYSAEELPIIALTAAALVSEREEALASGMNDFLTKPIDVHKLRVALVRAVG encoded by the coding sequence ATGACAGAAGTACACGACACGTCCGAGGGAAGTGCCACCGCCACCAGGCGCAATGGCCTGAATGCCACCATCGCCCGCCTGTTCTTCGGGCTGGGCTGCGGCATGTCCGTGGTGGGTGCGGCCGCCTACGGGCTGCTCGACCTCCGGCTGGAGCCCGGCATGCAGGCGATGCTGGTGTCGGTGTGCTCGGCGCTGGCGCTCGTCTTCGCGCTCGCGACGGTGCTGCTGCGCCGCGCGCCCCTGTCGACGGTGATGCTGGTGGTGGGCTGGAGCGGCGTGACCGTGGTGGCGCTCACCGCGGTCGGGGTCGGCGAAGGGGTGCGCAGCCTGAGCCTCGGCTTCTTCGGCCTCATGGTGTGCCTGGTGACGGTGCTCACCAGCCTGCGCGCCGGCCTGGTGCTCGCGCTCGGCTGCGTGGCAGCGGTGCTGGGCCTCACCTGGGCCGAGTCGGCCCGGCTGCTGCCCGGTGTGCTGGCGCTGCAGCGCAACCCCACCGTGCTGCACGTGATCGCGCACATGATGCTGCTTGCGACCGCCGTGGTGGCCGGCACGCAGATGTCGCAGATGATCGACCGCGCGATGCGCGACGCCGAAGAGCGCCAGCAGCGTTTTCGCAACCTGCTCGCCATCGCCGCCGACTGGTACTGGGAGCTCGACGCCGACCTGCGCTTCAAGCGCATCGACACCCATGTGCACGCGAGCGCCGGCCCGGCCGCCGAAGCGCGCATCGGCCAGCGCCCCTGGGAGAGCCCGCAGCTCGACATGGACCCGATCGCGCTCGACCTGCACCGCCAGGACCTCGAAGCGCACCGCCCCTTCAGCGACCTGCCGGTGCGCTACCGCTCGCCCTCGGGCCGGCTGTCGCACTTCAGCGTGAGCGGGCGACCCCGCTTCGACGAGGACGGCCACTTTCGCGGCTACTGGGGCGTGGGCCGCGACATCACACCCGAGGTGCAGGCGCGCGAAGCGCACCGCGCGAGCGAGACGCGCTACCGCGAGCTCTTCGCGATGTCGCCCACGCCGCTGGTGCTGCACCGCAACGGCATCACCATGCTCGCCAACGAAGCTGCGGCCCGCCTCTTCGGCTTTGCGAGCCCCGAGGCGATGGGCGGCTTCAACCTCGAGCAGCTCTACCCCGTGCCGCAGCGTGGGCTGCTGCACGACCGCATCCGTACGCTGAACGGCTACCCCATCGGCAAGACCCTGGACCTGGCCGAGTTCCACCTGCACGCCGTCGACGGCCGGCGCCTCACGGTGCAGGCCAACAGCGCCCGCGTGAGCACCAACGACGGCACGGCGATCCTGTCGATGTACTTCGACGTGACCGAGCGGGTGAGCACCGAGATCCAGCTGCGCCGTTCGCAGGCGATGCTGTCGCACCTCTTCGCCACCAGCCCCGACTTCATCACCCTGAGCGACATGGAGACCGGCGTCTACGTGATGGTCAACGAGAGCTTCACGCGCATGTTCGGCTACAGCGCGGCCGAGGTGGTGGGCAAGAGCGCGCTGGAACTCGGAATCTGGTACCAGCCGGCCGACCGCCAGAGGATGGTGGCCGAGCTGCTGGCGCACGGCGGCGTGAACGAAGTGGAGACGCTCTTCGTGCACAAGTCGGGCGCCATCGTCACGCTGATGATGTCGGCCGGCCGCTTCACGATGGACGGGCGCAACTACCTGGTCGTCAACGGCCGCGACGTGACCGAGATCCAGCGCACGCGTCTCGAGCACGAGGCCATCCTGAAAAACGCGTCGATCGGCATCGCGCTCACGCGCAACCAGCGCTTCCTGCAGGCCAACCCGAGCTTCGAGCGCATGTTCGGCTGGGCGAGCGGCGAGCTGATCGGCAAGCCCGGCGCGGTGGTGTGGGCCACCGAAGAAGACTATGCCGAGGTGGGCCGCATCGCCGGGCCCTTGCTCTCGGTGGGCAAGCCGGTCGAGATCGAACGTCAGATGCTGCGCCACGACGGCACGCTCTTCTGGTGCCGCCTGCTCGCGCAGGTGGTCGACCCCGGCCACCCGAGCATGGGCGGCACCATCTGGATCGCCGAAGACGTGACCGAGCGGCGCCAGATCGAGCAGGCACTCGCCGCCGCGCGCGACGTGGCCGAGGCGGCGAGCCGCGCCAAGAGCGCCTTCCTCGCCAACACCAGCCACGAGATCCGCACGCCGCTCAACGGCCTGCTGGGGCTCGCAAGCCTCGCGATGCAGAAGGGTGTCGACGAGAAGCGCCGCCTGCAGTACCTGGAGCAGATCCAGGACAGCGCGCAAAGCCTCTCGGGGATCATCAGCGACATCCTCGACCTTTCGAAGATCGAAGCCGGCAAGTTCAGCATCGAGGCGGTGCCGTTCAATCTGCGGCACCTGCTGAAGGCGGTGCACCATGCGTACCAGTCGCTCGCCACGGCGCGCTCGCTGCAATTGAAGCTCGACGTGGCACCCGACGTGCCGGTCACCGTGCTCGGCGACCCCGTGCGCCTGCGGCAGATCCTCAGCAACTACATCACCAACGGCCTGAAGTTCACCGAGCGCGGCGAGGTGAGCCTGGAGGTGTCGATGTCGACCGCCCCGGCGCGCTCGGGGCAGGTGCGCTTCACCGTCAGCGACACCGGGCCGGGCATCGACACCACCACGCAGAAGCGCCTGTTCCAGCCCTTCACCCAGGCCGACGATTCGACGACGCGGCGCTTCGGCGGCACGGGCCTCGGCCTGTCGATCTGCAAGGAGCTTGCGGAGCTGATGGACGGCGCGGTGGGCGTCGACAGCACGCCGGGCATCGGCAGCCGCTTCTGGGCCGAGCTGCCCCTGCCACCGACGGACCTGCCGGTGGTCGACCCGCGCGTGGAGGCAGAGGACATCCAGCGCCTCGAAGGCCTGCGCGTGCTGCTGGTGGAAGACAACCCCGTCAACATGATGATCGGCGTGGCCATGCTCGAGCAGTGGGGCGTGGAGGTGACGCAGGCCGCCGATGGCGCCGAGGGCGTGGCGGCGGTGGAGCGGGCGCAGGCGGCGCAGCGGCCCTTCCATGTGGTGCTGATGGATGTGCAGATGCCCCGGCTTTCGGGGCATGAGGCGGCGCGGCAGCTGCGGTGCCTGTACTCCGCGGAGGAGCTGCCGATCATTGCGCTCACCGCGGCTGCGCTGGTGTCGGAGCGCGAGGAGGCGTTGGCTTCGGGGATGAACGACTTTTTGACGAAGCCGATTGATGTGCACAAGTTGAGGGTGGCGTTGGTTCGGGCGGTGGGGTGA
- a CDS encoding SDR family NAD(P)-dependent oxidoreductase produces MKRLEGKSAVVTGAASGIGRATAKLFAEQGAKVVAVDRAPEVEATVADIRAAGGTAIALQRDTSQEKDVADYIETAVRHHGGLDVCFANAGVSGGMGAFDEWTVEEWNRVLSINLVGTFLAIKYATRVMVPAGHGSIICTASVAGLRSGAGGPPYSASKAGVISLVQTSANQFGGTGVRINAICPGLIETGMTKPVFDRARERGTENKIGQLNPLRRGGLPHEIAYAALFLASDDASYVNGQAIPVDGGLSSSLPVVPPKM; encoded by the coding sequence ATGAAACGTCTTGAAGGCAAGTCCGCCGTCGTCACCGGCGCTGCCAGCGGCATCGGCCGCGCCACCGCCAAACTCTTCGCCGAGCAGGGCGCCAAGGTCGTCGCCGTCGACCGCGCCCCCGAAGTCGAGGCCACCGTCGCCGACATCCGCGCCGCCGGCGGCACCGCCATCGCGCTCCAGCGCGACACCTCGCAGGAGAAGGACGTCGCCGACTACATCGAAACGGCAGTACGCCACCACGGCGGGCTCGACGTGTGTTTCGCCAACGCCGGGGTGAGCGGTGGCATGGGCGCCTTCGACGAGTGGACGGTGGAGGAGTGGAACCGCGTCCTCTCGATCAACCTGGTCGGCACGTTTCTCGCCATCAAGTACGCCACGCGGGTGATGGTGCCGGCGGGGCACGGCTCGATCATCTGCACCGCGTCGGTCGCGGGCTTGCGTTCGGGCGCGGGCGGGCCGCCGTACAGCGCGAGCAAGGCCGGGGTCATCAGCCTGGTGCAGACGAGCGCGAACCAGTTTGGCGGCACCGGGGTGCGCATCAATGCGATCTGCCCGGGGTTGATCGAAACCGGGATGACGAAGCCGGTGTTCGACCGGGCGCGTGAGCGGGGCACCGAGAACAAGATCGGGCAGCTGAACCCGCTGCGGCGCGGGGGGTTGCCGCATGAGATTGCGTATGCGGCGCTGTTTCTCGCGAGCGATGACGCGTCGTATGTGAATGGGCAGGCGATTCCTGTCGACGGCGGGTTGTCGTCTTCGTTGCCGGTGGTGCCGCCGAAGATGTGA
- a CDS encoding alpha/beta hydrolase, with protein MSATTLTVDPAIERAALAFLTPSPLAKAPSLDFLPGARRRFIDSPSGPLAAAEWGDGPAVLLLHGWDGKASDLAAFAPPLLAAGHKVIAVNLPAHGESAGERTSIPGSARAFVAAQQALGPLHAVVAHSIATAVTVEAVALGLPAQRLALISAPARYAMYAKGFAAQAGLSPEQTEQMLLLLREMGVDVHAISTPRRGASLQQPVLFAHSADDRVVPIADAEASHAKWAGPAQFLRLEGLGHRRILQAPEVVAAVTAFVTAP; from the coding sequence ATGAGCGCCACCACCTTGACCGTCGACCCCGCCATCGAGCGCGCTGCGCTGGCCTTCCTCACGCCCTCGCCGCTCGCCAAGGCACCGTCGCTCGACTTCCTGCCCGGCGCACGCCGCCGTTTCATCGACAGCCCGAGTGGCCCGCTGGCGGCGGCCGAGTGGGGCGATGGGCCGGCGGTGCTGCTGCTGCATGGCTGGGATGGCAAGGCCAGCGACCTCGCCGCATTCGCGCCGCCGCTGCTGGCGGCTGGCCACAAGGTGATCGCCGTCAACCTGCCGGCGCACGGCGAATCGGCCGGCGAGCGCACGTCCATTCCGGGTTCGGCGCGGGCGTTCGTCGCGGCTCAGCAGGCGCTGGGCCCGCTGCACGCGGTGGTGGCGCACTCCATCGCCACGGCGGTCACCGTGGAAGCGGTGGCCCTCGGCCTGCCAGCGCAACGGCTTGCGCTGATCTCCGCGCCGGCGCGCTATGCGATGTATGCGAAGGGCTTCGCGGCGCAGGCCGGCCTGTCACCCGAGCAGACGGAGCAGATGCTGCTGCTGTTGCGCGAGATGGGCGTCGACGTGCACGCGATCTCGACACCCCGCCGCGGGGCCTCGTTGCAGCAGCCGGTGCTCTTCGCCCACTCGGCCGACGACCGCGTGGTGCCGATTGCCGATGCCGAGGCCAGCCATGCCAAGTGGGCCGGGCCGGCGCAGTTCCTGCGGCTCGAGGGCCTCGGCCACCGGCGCATCCTGCAGGCGCCCGAGGTGGTGGCGGCGGTGACGGCCTTCGTCACCGCGCCCTGA